The Hymenobacter oligotrophus genome has a window encoding:
- a CDS encoding S8 family serine peptidase has translation MSLSSRSWLSALGLALLLQPAASFAQTAPPAAKPAAAAQQWTHLDPKADRVMGISTERTYAELLKNRQPTPVIVAVIDAGIDTTHEDLKRVLWRNTKEIVGNGKDDDQNGYVDDVYGWNFLGGKDGRNVDVDTYEETRLLAKLQPLYEGKSRTSVPKAKQAEYDLYLRVKKDYEKKLQDDTEQYKELGPLAEQLDGITGQLKQVLGVERLDTAVLRRPPTKEAGILQITSQLYGSLMQSGAPDMESVVVQLREASAEAKKRVEYSLNLKFNPRAEIVQDNEENVQERGHGNPDVMGPDPTHGTHVSGIIAADRRNNLGILGVADAPVRIMTLRAVPNGDEHDKDIAHAIRYAVDNGAQIINMSFGKYYSPQRPAVDEAIKYAGQKGVLLVHAAGNESKNIDLVTHFPSPVAKDGKTAHPNLLTVGASASKNNEQLVAEFSNFGKRVDVFAPGVNIYSTLPGSKYGNESGTSMAAPTAAGVAAVLKAYYPQLTATDLKRIIMQSAEPVRTKVQKPGDKKTIDFTQLSSTGGVINLYRAVQLAGQQGAKAAATPGPTGR, from the coding sequence ATGAGCTTATCTTCTCGTTCCTGGTTATCGGCCCTGGGTTTGGCGCTGCTGTTGCAGCCCGCTGCCTCGTTTGCCCAAACCGCCCCGCCTGCTGCTAAGCCCGCCGCCGCTGCGCAGCAATGGACGCACCTCGACCCCAAAGCCGACCGGGTAATGGGCATCAGTACCGAACGCACCTACGCCGAGCTGCTGAAAAACCGCCAACCCACGCCCGTAATCGTGGCCGTGATTGACGCAGGCATCGACACTACCCACGAAGACCTGAAGCGCGTGCTGTGGCGCAACACCAAGGAAATTGTGGGCAACGGCAAAGACGACGACCAGAACGGCTACGTCGACGACGTGTACGGCTGGAACTTCCTGGGTGGCAAGGACGGCCGCAACGTGGACGTGGACACCTACGAGGAAACCCGCCTGCTGGCCAAGCTGCAGCCGCTGTACGAGGGCAAATCGCGCACCAGCGTACCCAAGGCCAAACAAGCCGAGTACGACCTGTACCTGCGCGTGAAAAAGGACTACGAGAAAAAACTGCAGGACGACACCGAGCAGTACAAAGAGCTTGGCCCGCTGGCCGAGCAGCTCGACGGCATCACGGGCCAGCTCAAGCAAGTGTTGGGCGTGGAGCGCCTCGATACGGCCGTGCTGCGCCGCCCGCCTACCAAGGAGGCCGGCATTCTGCAAATCACTTCGCAGCTCTACGGCAGCCTGATGCAGTCGGGCGCGCCCGATATGGAGTCGGTGGTGGTGCAGCTGCGCGAGGCCTCGGCCGAAGCCAAAAAGCGCGTGGAGTACTCGCTGAACCTGAAGTTTAACCCGCGGGCCGAAATTGTGCAGGACAACGAGGAAAACGTGCAGGAGCGCGGCCATGGCAACCCCGATGTGATGGGCCCCGACCCCACGCACGGCACGCACGTATCGGGCATTATTGCCGCCGACCGCCGCAACAACCTAGGGATTTTGGGCGTGGCCGATGCGCCCGTGCGCATCATGACGCTGCGGGCCGTGCCCAACGGCGACGAGCACGACAAGGACATTGCCCACGCCATCCGTTACGCCGTGGACAACGGCGCGCAAATCATCAACATGAGCTTCGGCAAGTACTACTCGCCGCAGCGCCCCGCCGTGGATGAGGCCATTAAGTACGCCGGCCAAAAAGGCGTGCTGCTGGTGCACGCCGCCGGCAACGAGTCGAAGAACATCGACCTGGTAACGCACTTTCCGTCGCCGGTGGCCAAGGATGGCAAAACCGCCCACCCCAACTTGCTGACGGTGGGCGCCTCGGCCAGCAAAAACAACGAGCAGCTGGTGGCCGAGTTCAGCAACTTTGGCAAGCGCGTGGATGTATTTGCGCCCGGCGTAAACATCTACTCCACCCTGCCCGGCAGCAAGTACGGCAACGAAAGCGGCACCAGCATGGCAGCGCCCACCGCGGCGGGCGTAGCGGCCGTGCTGAAAGCGTACTACCCGCAGCTTACCGCCACCGACCTCAAGCGCATCATTATGCAATCGGCCGAGCCGGTGCGCACCAAGGTGCAAAAGCCCGGCGACAAGAAGACGATCGACTTCACGCAGCTCTCGAGCACCGGCGGTGTCATCAACCTGTACCGTGCCGTGCAATTGGCCGGCCAACAGGGCGCCAAAGCCGCCGCTACGCCGGGGCCTACGGGGCGCTAA
- a CDS encoding PIG-L family deacetylase, translated as MLLTRLRAALSALVLLHSSFFLEASAQAPKTYSSSEILLGLKKLNVLGSVLYIAAHPDDENTRMIAYLANGRLLETGYFSCTRGDGGQNLIGPELREALGVIRTQELLAARRIDGGRQFFSRANDFGFSKTAEETFTIWDKEQVLADMVWVIRQRRPDVLITRFPPDSRAGHGHHTASAMLALEAFDAAGDPKRFPEQLQYVQPWQPKRLFWNTGSFFVKPGEDMSGYLKVDAGGYNALLGQSYGEIAARSRSQHQSQGMGASASRGEAIEYLQQIKGEKVSKDPFEGIDVTWRRLQGKQSLGGYNMDKLTSEVIRKYDPNNPAASIAGLMEIRELLMKLTGDGSDAKGNYLLGTKLQSVNDLIRACLGLHLEVTAAEASVVPGQVLRFNVEAVNRSASPIEVQSVHIGRLNEAKLDTVLRKLLRAEEAMRLQLKYTVPVTYTVSQPYWLRQPGTTGMYVVADQVQRGDAENGEAVNVAVSVKIGKNTIPFLLSAQYKRTDPVYGELYRPLTVVPPVAVNLIGHAYVFAENQPKTVPVTLKAGRANAKGTVALQVPAGWKVEPASIPFELKNKDEERTVEFQVQPTGNQESANQLRAVATVDGQQYSRGIQNINYTHIPAQTLFPEAFAPLVKLDLKRKANNIGYLMGAGDEVPDALRQIGYAVTLLKPEDISAQSLRRFDAVVLGVRAYNTVERLRYLQPVLLDYVEKGGNLVVQYTVNRGTVLPEIGPYPLKLSSERVTVENAPVKFLKPEHALLNTPNKITERDFQGWVQEQGLYYPNSWDAKYQTIISSNDPGESAKEGAILVAEYGKGHYIYTGLSFFRELPAGVPGAYRLLTNMIELGKK; from the coding sequence ATGCTCCTGACTCGCCTCCGCGCCGCGCTGTCGGCCCTCGTCCTGCTTCATTCTTCCTTCTTCCTTGAAGCAAGTGCCCAAGCACCCAAAACATATTCGTCGTCGGAAATCCTGCTGGGCCTGAAAAAGCTCAACGTGCTGGGCTCGGTGCTCTACATCGCCGCGCACCCCGACGATGAGAACACCCGCATGATTGCCTACCTCGCCAACGGCCGCCTCCTGGAAACCGGCTATTTCAGCTGCACCCGCGGCGACGGCGGCCAGAACCTAATCGGGCCCGAGCTGCGCGAAGCCCTAGGTGTAATCCGGACGCAGGAGCTGCTGGCAGCCCGCCGCATCGATGGCGGCCGGCAGTTTTTCTCGCGCGCCAACGATTTCGGCTTCAGCAAAACCGCCGAAGAAACCTTTACCATTTGGGATAAGGAGCAGGTGCTGGCCGATATGGTGTGGGTTATCCGGCAGCGCCGCCCCGATGTGCTCATCACCCGCTTTCCGCCCGACAGCCGCGCCGGCCACGGCCACCACACCGCCTCGGCTATGCTCGCCCTCGAAGCCTTCGATGCTGCCGGCGACCCGAAGCGCTTTCCGGAGCAGCTGCAATACGTGCAGCCCTGGCAACCCAAGCGCTTGTTCTGGAACACCGGCTCGTTTTTCGTGAAACCCGGCGAGGACATGAGCGGCTACCTGAAGGTAGATGCCGGTGGTTACAACGCCCTCCTAGGCCAGAGCTACGGTGAAATTGCCGCCCGCAGCCGCTCGCAGCACCAAAGCCAGGGCATGGGCGCCAGCGCTTCACGCGGCGAGGCTATTGAGTACCTGCAGCAGATAAAGGGGGAGAAGGTTAGCAAAGACCCATTTGAGGGCATAGATGTGACTTGGCGGCGCTTGCAAGGCAAACAATCGTTGGGCGGTTATAACATGGATAAACTCACTAGCGAGGTTATTCGCAAATACGACCCGAACAATCCTGCCGCCTCAATCGCCGGGTTGATGGAGATACGCGAGCTTCTTATGAAGCTAACTGGCGATGGAAGTGATGCAAAGGGTAATTATTTGTTAGGGACCAAGTTGCAATCCGTCAATGATTTAATACGTGCCTGCTTGGGGTTGCATTTGGAGGTAACGGCTGCCGAGGCATCGGTCGTTCCGGGTCAGGTATTGCGCTTCAATGTTGAAGCAGTTAATCGCTCCGCATCTCCTATTGAAGTTCAATCTGTGCATATCGGACGTCTAAATGAGGCGAAATTAGACACTGTGTTGCGCAAATTGCTGAGGGCCGAAGAAGCAATGCGCCTTCAGTTGAAGTATACAGTGCCAGTTACTTACACCGTCTCGCAGCCTTACTGGTTACGCCAACCTGGTACTACTGGCATGTACGTTGTTGCCGATCAGGTACAACGCGGTGACGCTGAAAATGGAGAAGCAGTAAATGTGGCGGTTAGTGTGAAAATAGGTAAGAACACTATCCCATTCTTGCTCTCCGCTCAATACAAGCGCACCGACCCTGTATACGGCGAGCTGTACCGGCCGCTCACGGTAGTGCCGCCAGTAGCCGTAAACCTCATCGGCCACGCCTATGTGTTTGCCGAAAACCAGCCCAAAACAGTGCCGGTAACGCTGAAAGCTGGCCGCGCCAATGCCAAAGGCACGGTTGCTCTTCAGGTACCGGCCGGTTGGAAAGTAGAGCCCGCCAGCATTCCGTTCGAGCTGAAGAACAAGGACGAGGAGCGCACGGTGGAGTTTCAGGTGCAGCCCACGGGCAACCAGGAAAGCGCCAATCAGCTGCGCGCCGTGGCTACCGTTGATGGTCAGCAATATTCGCGCGGCATCCAGAACATCAACTACACTCACATTCCGGCCCAAACGCTGTTCCCCGAAGCCTTTGCACCGCTCGTAAAGCTCGATCTGAAGCGCAAGGCCAACAACATTGGCTACCTCATGGGCGCCGGCGACGAAGTGCCCGATGCCCTGCGCCAGATTGGCTACGCGGTAACGCTGCTCAAACCCGAAGACATTTCGGCCCAAAGCCTGCGCCGCTTCGATGCGGTAGTGCTGGGGGTGCGGGCCTACAACACCGTGGAGCGCCTGCGCTACCTGCAGCCCGTGCTGCTCGACTACGTAGAGAAAGGCGGCAACCTGGTGGTGCAGTACACCGTGAACCGCGGCACCGTGCTGCCCGAAATCGGCCCGTATCCGCTTAAGTTATCCTCGGAGCGCGTAACAGTTGAAAACGCTCCGGTGAAGTTTCTGAAGCCCGAGCATGCGCTGCTAAACACCCCGAACAAGATTACGGAGCGCGATTTTCAGGGCTGGGTACAGGAGCAGGGCTTGTACTATCCTAACTCCTGGGATGCCAAGTACCAAACCATCATCAGCAGCAACGACCCCGGCGAATCGGCCAAGGAAGGCGCCATTTTGGTAGCCGAGTACGGCAAAGGCCACTACATCTATACGGGTTTGTCGTTTTTCCGCGAGCTGCCGGCCGGCGTGCCGGGCGCCTACCGGCTGCTGACGAATATGATTGAGCTAGGCAAAAAGTAG
- a CDS encoding ABC transporter ATP-binding protein — protein sequence MAARSGLNTSGTADAEVPKVKLTKESFKRGLRIFRFVLPYKAPFIAGLLLLLLSSVSTMVMPKMLGYLVNIANHQTNSLPAFLPKTITGIALVLFGVVLLQGVFSFFRIFFFARVSEFTVRDIRRTLYQKLVTLPIPFFEQRRVGEITSRLTSDVANIQDTFTLTLAEFMRQILTLLAGVAFIMWESWRLSLFMLATFPPLVLLAFLFGRSIRKLSKQTQDELAKTNVIVEETMQGINSVKAFTSEQHEVNRYGAGLNRTVQAALKASVFRGGFVSFIIVAIFGGIFLVLWRGATYVELPSTDPRHLDMGDLVSFILYTMFIGASVAGLGEMYGKIQSSLGASERILEILDEQSEPVHATKPAGVAPVQLRGDIEYANVQFRYPTRPDLAVLKDINFRIEAGEKVALVGPSGAGKSTIVQLLMHFYKLSGGHIRIDGYDLNQIDLTDLRRNIGIVPQETLLFGGTIRENILYGRPDAAEADVVDAARRANAWQFIQSFPEGLDTVVGERGIKLSGGQRQRIAIARAILKNPAILLLDEATSALDSESEKLVQQAMDELMQNRTSIIIAHRLSTIRKVDKILVIDGGRIVEQGSHEELSENENGLYANLLKLQFELT from the coding sequence ATGGCAGCCAGAAGCGGATTGAATACGAGCGGTACAGCAGATGCCGAAGTACCCAAAGTCAAGCTTACTAAAGAGAGCTTCAAGCGCGGCCTGCGGATCTTCCGCTTTGTGCTGCCTTACAAGGCGCCGTTTATAGCGGGCCTGCTGCTGCTGCTGCTCAGCAGCGTATCCACGATGGTAATGCCCAAAATGCTGGGCTACCTCGTCAACATTGCCAATCACCAAACCAATTCGCTGCCGGCGTTTCTGCCCAAAACCATTACCGGCATTGCGCTGGTGCTGTTTGGGGTAGTGCTGCTGCAGGGCGTGTTTTCCTTTTTCCGCATCTTCTTCTTTGCGCGGGTAAGCGAGTTTACCGTGCGCGATATTCGTCGCACGCTCTACCAAAAGCTCGTTACGCTGCCCATCCCGTTTTTCGAGCAGCGCCGCGTGGGCGAAATCACTTCCCGTCTGACCTCTGACGTGGCCAACATTCAGGACACGTTTACGCTGACGCTGGCCGAGTTTATGCGCCAGATTCTGACGCTGCTCGCGGGCGTGGCCTTCATCATGTGGGAGTCGTGGCGGTTGTCGCTGTTTATGCTGGCTACATTTCCGCCGTTGGTGCTGCTGGCTTTTTTGTTTGGCCGCAGCATCCGCAAGTTGTCCAAGCAAACCCAGGACGAGCTGGCCAAGACCAACGTCATCGTGGAGGAAACGATGCAGGGCATCAACTCGGTAAAGGCATTTACGAGCGAGCAGCACGAAGTAAACCGCTACGGCGCCGGCCTCAACCGCACCGTGCAAGCGGCCCTGAAAGCCAGCGTGTTCCGCGGGGGCTTTGTGTCGTTCATCATCGTGGCCATTTTTGGCGGCATTTTCCTGGTGCTGTGGCGCGGTGCCACCTACGTGGAGCTGCCGAGCACCGATCCGCGCCACCTCGACATGGGCGACCTGGTGTCGTTTATTCTCTACACCATGTTCATCGGCGCCTCGGTGGCGGGTTTGGGCGAGATGTACGGCAAAATCCAGAGCAGCCTAGGTGCTTCGGAGCGTATTTTGGAAATCCTCGACGAGCAGTCGGAGCCGGTGCACGCCACCAAGCCGGCCGGCGTAGCCCCGGTGCAACTGCGCGGCGACATTGAGTACGCCAACGTGCAGTTCCGCTACCCCACGCGCCCCGATTTGGCCGTGCTCAAGGACATCAACTTCCGCATCGAAGCCGGCGAAAAGGTGGCGTTGGTAGGCCCGTCGGGAGCAGGCAAAAGCACCATCGTGCAATTGCTCATGCATTTCTACAAGCTCAGCGGCGGACACATCCGCATCGATGGCTACGATCTGAATCAGATCGACTTGACCGACCTGCGCCGCAACATCGGCATCGTGCCGCAGGAAACCCTGTTGTTCGGCGGCACCATTCGCGAAAACATCCTCTACGGCCGCCCCGATGCTGCCGAGGCCGATGTGGTTGACGCCGCACGCCGCGCCAACGCCTGGCAGTTCATTCAGTCGTTCCCAGAAGGGCTCGACACCGTGGTGGGCGAACGAGGCATTAAACTTTCGGGTGGGCAGCGCCAGCGCATTGCCATTGCCCGCGCCATCCTGAAAAACCCGGCCATTCTGCTCCTCGACGAAGCCACCTCGGCCCTCGACTCGGAAAGCGAGAAGCTGGTGCAGCAGGCTATGGACGAGCTGATGCAGAACCGCACCAGCATCATCATCGCGCACCGCCTCAGCACAATTCGCAAGGTTGATAAGATTCTGGTTATCGACGGCGGCCGCATCGTTGAGCAAGGTTCGCACGAAGAGCTAAGCGAAAACGAGAACGGCCTGTACGCCAACCTGCTGAAGTTGCAGTTTGAGCTGACCTAG
- a CDS encoding energy transducer TonB, with translation MRYHLLFLFSLLACAASAQTTPAASAKQPTVLRPGHMQAQARPAANRPDVAPQFPGGQRALGQFVQEQVQYPEAARSKQLSGNVLTTFVIAADGKVTQPKVVQGLSPECDAEALRVLSLMPAWKPATRKGQPVAVQVQVPIPFGNSATLQVQKSKVKFE, from the coding sequence GTGAGATATCACCTACTCTTCCTCTTCTCGCTGCTCGCTTGCGCCGCCTCGGCGCAAACTACCCCGGCGGCCTCGGCCAAGCAGCCCACGGTGCTGCGCCCGGGTCACATGCAGGCGCAAGCGCGCCCGGCGGCCAACCGCCCCGATGTGGCGCCGCAGTTTCCGGGCGGCCAGCGGGCCCTAGGTCAGTTTGTGCAAGAGCAGGTGCAGTACCCCGAGGCAGCGCGCAGCAAGCAGCTCAGCGGCAACGTGCTCACTACCTTTGTGATAGCCGCCGATGGCAAAGTAACCCAACCCAAAGTGGTGCAGGGCCTCTCGCCCGAATGCGACGCCGAAGCCCTGCGGGTGCTAAGCCTGATGCCCGCTTGGAAGCCTGCCACCCGCAAAGGCCAGCCCGTAGCCGTGCAAGTGCAGGTGCCCATCCCGTTCGGCAACTCTGCCACGCTGCAGGTACAGAAGAGTAAAGTAAAGTTTGAATAG
- a CDS encoding DUF2911 domain-containing protein translates to MLLKNRTSLLAGTALAGAILFSAPAAQAQLSTPAASPKSTVQQRVGLTDVTLTYSRPSAKGRTVFGTLVPFGRRWRTGANQTTTIKFSDEVTVEGKKVPAGEYGIYTIPNKTEWLVVLNKDTKRGADVENFKDDQDVARFSIKPYKVPSKVETFTMNFTDLTPATANVDMQWEMTGAKFKITSDVEPKVMAQIEEKVLKNANPSANDMAAAAVYYYDNNKDQKQALEWMQKVNANEPKFWNVHTEAKIRMKMKDYKGAVTAAEQSRKLALDAKNADYVKMNEDLIVEAKKVGKL, encoded by the coding sequence ATGTTGCTAAAGAACCGGACTTCGCTCCTGGCGGGCACCGCACTGGCAGGCGCAATCCTTTTCTCGGCTCCGGCCGCTCAAGCCCAGCTCAGCACCCCCGCTGCCAGCCCCAAAAGCACCGTGCAGCAGCGCGTGGGCCTCACCGATGTAACCCTGACCTACTCGCGTCCCAGCGCCAAAGGCCGCACGGTGTTCGGTACGCTGGTACCTTTCGGCCGCCGCTGGCGCACGGGTGCCAACCAAACCACCACCATCAAGTTTTCCGACGAGGTAACGGTGGAGGGCAAAAAGGTGCCGGCCGGCGAGTACGGCATCTACACCATCCCGAACAAAACGGAGTGGCTGGTTGTGCTGAACAAAGACACCAAGCGCGGCGCCGACGTGGAGAACTTCAAGGACGACCAGGACGTGGCGCGCTTCTCCATTAAGCCTTACAAAGTGCCCTCGAAGGTGGAAACCTTCACCATGAACTTCACCGACCTCACCCCCGCCACCGCCAACGTGGACATGCAGTGGGAAATGACCGGTGCCAAGTTCAAAATCACCTCCGACGTGGAGCCCAAAGTAATGGCCCAGATCGAGGAGAAGGTACTCAAGAACGCCAACCCGAGCGCCAACGACATGGCCGCCGCGGCCGTGTACTACTACGACAACAACAAGGACCAGAAGCAGGCCTTGGAGTGGATGCAGAAGGTAAACGCCAACGAGCCGAAGTTTTGGAACGTGCACACCGAAGCCAAAATCCGGATGAAAATGAAGGATTACAAAGGTGCCGTTACGGCCGCTGAGCAGTCGCGCAAACTCGCCCTCGACGCCAAGAACGCCGACTACGTGAAAATGAACGAAGACCTGATTGTAGAAGCCAAGAAAGTTGGCAAGCTGTAA
- a CDS encoding sodium:solute symporter, whose amino-acid sequence MSALDWLVLTGTLAFIIGYGTWRTRTAGSSLDGYLLGGRQTRWWGVGLSIIATQASAITFLSTPGQAFADGMRFIQFYFGLPVAMVLIAIVAVPIYHRLRVYTAYEYLQRRFDKRTRTLAAGLFLLQRGLSNGLSLYAPALVLSAILGWNTTVTVCLLGAAIIGYTVSGGTRAVTVTQQGQVAVIFSGMAIAGYLLVHYLPPQVGFADAMHVAGRMGKLNLVDFSFDWQNRYNFWTGMTGGLFLALSYFGTDQSQVQRYLSGQSITQSRLGLLMNGLIKVPMQFGILLIGVLLFVFYLFQPAPLTFNRPVYEKVMSNPALSAEARQLESKHAEVQIAQQEAATALVAARQSNDAQLQVAAQQRLQTTQAAAGGLRKSWQELVKQADPAADSKDTDYVFISFVLRYLPRGLVGLLVAVVLSAAMSSAAGGLNSLGSTTLIDLYRPFTRRQHCTEAHLVRVSRWATVAWGTLGVGFALFASRMENLIQAVNILGSLFYGTILGIFAVAFFQKHVHGRAVFWAAVLTQIATVLAFWLTDIAYLWYNILGCFAVMLLAELLQKLRPEPVPDAQPSLAT is encoded by the coding sequence GTGAGTGCGCTCGATTGGCTGGTGCTTACGGGCACCTTGGCGTTTATTATCGGCTACGGCACGTGGCGCACCCGCACGGCTGGCTCCTCGCTCGATGGCTACCTGCTGGGCGGGCGGCAAACGCGCTGGTGGGGCGTGGGCCTCAGCATTATTGCCACGCAGGCTTCGGCCATCACGTTCCTGAGCACGCCGGGCCAAGCCTTTGCCGATGGCATGCGCTTTATCCAGTTCTATTTCGGCCTGCCGGTGGCCATGGTGCTTATTGCCATTGTGGCGGTGCCCATTTATCACCGGCTGCGCGTGTACACGGCCTACGAGTACCTGCAGCGTCGCTTCGATAAACGCACGCGCACCTTGGCGGCGGGGCTTTTTTTGCTGCAACGGGGGCTTAGCAATGGCCTTTCGTTGTACGCGCCGGCCTTGGTGCTGTCGGCCATTTTGGGCTGGAACACCACCGTTACGGTGTGTCTCCTAGGTGCCGCCATCATTGGTTACACCGTGAGCGGGGGCACCCGGGCCGTAACGGTAACGCAGCAGGGGCAAGTGGCGGTTATTTTCAGCGGAATGGCCATTGCGGGCTATTTGCTGGTGCACTACCTGCCGCCGCAGGTAGGTTTTGCCGATGCCATGCACGTGGCCGGCCGCATGGGCAAGCTCAACCTCGTCGATTTCAGCTTCGACTGGCAGAACCGCTACAACTTCTGGACGGGCATGACGGGCGGCTTGTTCCTCGCCTTGTCGTACTTCGGTACCGACCAAAGCCAGGTGCAGCGTTACCTCTCGGGCCAAAGCATCACGCAAAGCCGCCTAGGTTTGCTGATGAACGGGCTCATTAAGGTGCCCATGCAGTTTGGCATTTTGCTGATTGGGGTACTGCTGTTCGTGTTTTACTTGTTTCAGCCAGCGCCGCTCACCTTCAACCGGCCTGTGTACGAGAAGGTGATGAGCAACCCGGCCCTTTCGGCGGAGGCGCGCCAGCTCGAAAGCAAGCACGCTGAGGTGCAAATAGCACAGCAAGAGGCAGCCACGGCCTTGGTAGCCGCTCGCCAAAGCAACGATGCGCAGCTGCAGGTTGCCGCCCAGCAGCGGCTGCAAACCACCCAAGCCGCTGCCGGCGGCCTGCGGAAATCGTGGCAGGAGCTGGTGAAACAAGCCGATCCGGCGGCCGATAGCAAGGATACCGACTACGTGTTCATCTCGTTTGTGCTGCGCTACTTGCCGCGTGGGCTGGTGGGGCTGCTGGTGGCCGTGGTGCTAAGCGCCGCCATGAGCAGTGCCGCCGGGGGGCTCAACTCCCTAGGTTCAACCACCCTCATCGACCTGTACCGACCATTTACGCGCCGGCAGCACTGCACCGAAGCGCACTTGGTGCGGGTTTCGCGCTGGGCCACGGTGGCGTGGGGCACCTTGGGCGTGGGTTTCGCGCTGTTTGCCAGCCGCATGGAAAACCTCATTCAGGCCGTCAACATCCTGGGGTCGTTGTTCTACGGTACCATCCTGGGCATTTTTGCGGTGGCGTTTTTTCAGAAGCACGTACACGGCCGGGCCGTGTTTTGGGCGGCCGTGCTTACCCAAATAGCTACGGTGCTGGCCTTTTGGCTGACGGACATCGCCTACCTGTGGTACAACATTCTGGGGTGCTTTGCCGTGATGCTGCTGGCCGAGCTACTGCAGAAATTGCGGCCTGAGCCGGTGCCGGACGCCCAGCCCAGTTTGGCGACCTAG
- a CDS encoding sodium:solute symporter, translated as MSPSLVLSLIAGYFVVLIIIALLTSRKATSASFFVANRNAPWYMVAFAMIGTSLSGVTFVSVPGQVLSGQWSYMGMVLGYVAGYAVIATVLLPLYYRLNLISIYTYLEQRFGFWSYKTGAFFFLLSRAIGAAFRLFLVAGVLQVIVFEQMGVPFAVTVTVSILLIYLYTFRGGLKTILWTDTFQTLAMLLCVIVSIGLIGNELNLGWAGLVQTVRESPLSETFFFADANDKKYFWKLFAAGMFITITMTGLDQDLMQKNLSCRNLRDAQKNMFWFTLTLVFVNLLFLSLGVLLYKFAEVKGIALDQIPSLLNAKGNLDTDKVFPYLATTHFSLFAGVVFVLGIIAVTYASADSALTALTTSFCVDFLNISRYPEAKQKTMRQAAHLAFTVVLIVIILIFRALNDQNVVSAVFDAAGYTYGPLLGLYAFGLYTRRRPQDTWVPIICVLSPIITWALVKNSAAWFGGYEIGFEKLIYNGLLTFMGLWLISRKAEVEEAVNPIARELVS; from the coding sequence ATGTCGCCCTCCCTCGTCCTGAGTTTGATAGCCGGCTACTTCGTCGTGCTTATCATCATTGCCTTGCTCACCTCGCGCAAGGCCACCAGCGCCTCCTTCTTCGTGGCCAACCGCAACGCCCCGTGGTACATGGTGGCCTTCGCCATGATCGGCACCTCCTTGTCGGGGGTTACGTTCGTGTCGGTGCCAGGGCAAGTGCTTTCGGGCCAGTGGAGTTACATGGGCATGGTGCTGGGCTACGTGGCCGGCTACGCGGTAATTGCCACGGTGCTGCTGCCGCTGTACTACCGCCTCAACCTCATCAGCATTTACACCTACCTGGAGCAGCGCTTTGGGTTTTGGAGCTACAAAACCGGGGCGTTTTTCTTTCTGCTTTCGCGGGCAATCGGCGCGGCGTTCCGGTTGTTTCTGGTGGCGGGCGTGCTGCAGGTTATCGTGTTCGAGCAGATGGGCGTGCCTTTCGCCGTTACCGTCACCGTTAGCATTCTGCTGATTTACCTCTACACCTTCCGCGGCGGCCTCAAAACCATTCTCTGGACCGACACTTTCCAGACCTTGGCCATGCTGCTGTGCGTCATCGTCAGCATCGGGCTGATTGGCAACGAACTAAACCTAGGGTGGGCGGGCCTGGTGCAAACCGTGCGCGAGTCGCCGCTATCGGAAACGTTCTTCTTCGCCGATGCCAACGACAAGAAGTACTTCTGGAAGCTGTTCGCGGCCGGCATGTTCATCACCATCACCATGACGGGCCTCGACCAGGACCTGATGCAGAAGAACCTCAGCTGCCGTAACCTGCGCGACGCCCAGAAGAACATGTTCTGGTTTACGCTCACGCTGGTGTTCGTCAACCTGCTGTTCCTTTCCCTAGGTGTGCTGCTGTACAAGTTTGCCGAGGTGAAGGGCATTGCCCTCGACCAGATTCCTAGCTTGCTCAACGCCAAGGGCAACCTCGATACCGACAAGGTTTTTCCCTACTTGGCTACCACGCATTTCTCGCTGTTTGCGGGCGTAGTGTTCGTGCTGGGCATCATTGCCGTAACCTACGCCTCGGCCGACTCGGCCCTTACGGCCCTTACCACCTCCTTTTGCGTCGACTTCCTCAACATCAGCCGCTACCCCGAGGCCAAGCAAAAAACCATGCGCCAGGCCGCGCATTTGGCCTTCACGGTGGTGCTGATCGTGATTATCCTCATCTTCCGCGCCCTCAACGACCAGAACGTGGTATCGGCCGTGTTCGATGCGGCGGGCTACACCTACGGGCCGCTGCTGGGCCTCTACGCCTTTGGCCTGTACACCCGCCGCCGGCCGCAGGATACCTGGGTACCCATCATCTGCGTGCTGTCGCCCATTATCACGTGGGCCCTGGTAAAGAACTCGGCAGCGTGGTTTGGCGGCTACGAAATCGGCTTCGAAAAACTCATTTACAACGGCCTGCTCACCTTTATGGGCCTGTGGCTGATTTCGCGCAAAGCAGAGGTTGAAGAGGCAGTGAACCCCATAGCCCGCGAATTGGTTAGCTAG